Genomic window (Spiroplasma sabaudiense Ar-1343):
GGGCGTTTTAGAAAACTTTACTTAGCAGGATTAATGGAATAATTATTTACAAAAAAACCAGCAATTAAAATTGCTGGTTTTTTTGTAACCTAATGGTTAAAATTAATAAAACAATTGATAGCATCATGGAACCAATGGAATTATTAAATAAAATGGTTGAAGATCATTATGATGAAAAAGGAAAATTAACATCTAAAATAAAACTACAAACTAGTTTTTTGCTGTTGTAGTTTTATTTTAGATGATTAAATTCATTTTGTGAATTTAATCAAATTTTTATATATAATTAATTTACCATTCTTCGTGTTTATAAAATCCTCATGTTGCTGAAAAATCAGCCTTAGTTTTATTTGTATTTTTAAATTGTGCTTCTCCGCTTACTTCGACAAAATATAATTCTTCTGTTTCATATTGCAACAATTTTATATCATTTACCTTTGAATCAAAACGGTATTCTTCATATATTGGAGTTCTCGAGCTACTCATGAAAATAGGATTTGAATTTTCGTTGATTCCTTTTTCGATTTCATTACGAGCCTCAGGTAAATCATTTTTTGCCAATAAAATTGAGACTTCGTAGAATTCACCAAAACCTCCATTTACTCAATGAAATTTGTGATTTTTAGGTGAGTTTACTCCCCCTAATCAATAATTTAAAAAAAACTCATAATTTTTTTCGCTAATGTTATTTTGTTTTATTGAATTTGTTTGTTCGAATACAAATTCAAAATCTTCGAATACATACCTCACATCAGTTTTTGTATTTTTAATTGATATTTTATCATATTTAAAAACATATTTTTTTCCGCTTACTAAATATTTTTCATTTTTAAATTTATTATTGATATCAGCTCGATTTATTTCAAGACCTACATCATAAAAACAATCAGTTTCCAGTTCCAATGTTTTTTCCATTTCTTTAATAATAGTTTCTCGCATTAGAGAATTTAGAAAATCCATTGTTGGTAACTTACTTTTTATTTCTTCATCCCTTGGCTCATCAATAAAGATAAATTCTCCCTCATAGCTGAATGTTTTATTTTCGGTAAAAAATTTTTCTACATTTTCTTCGTTGAATTCTAGTTTTTCTTCTGGTCTAGGATTAATTGGACCCCCACAGGATACCACACTAATTGTTGAAGTAGTTAAAAGTGACAAAGAACCGATCATACTTAGTAATTTTTTCATTTTTTTCTCCTTTAAATTTATTATATTTACATAATTTATAATATCATTTTTATTTAATATATACTATTAATGAAAAATTTAAAATTAATATTTGTGATTTGTGGATAGGGTAGATTAATTTGGATAATATAGGCTTAGAAAAGGCGCTTTATAAGATTCTATTCTGAAAAATAAAAAATTTTCAATCTTCTATGATTGAAAATTTTAGTGTGAATGTCCTGATTTATTGACTAACTCTTTTTTTCAAAATCCCCAATTTCCTGAAAAATTAGCTTTTTGACCATTATTAATATTGGGAAATGTTGCAACCCCGCTAATATTTGCAAAAACTAATTTTTCACTTTTATTGGGTAATAATTTGACATTTTCTATTTCAACTGTAAAACGGTATTTTTCAAAAATTGGAGTTCTGACATATCCCATTCAATTACTGTTCGAAAGCTCCTCAATACCAGATTTAATTTCTTTTTTAGAATCATCTAACGAACCATTTTCCAAAGTATCTGCAACTTC
Coding sequences:
- a CDS encoding lipoprotein is translated as MKKLLSMIGSLSLLTTSTISVVSCGGPINPRPEEKLEFNEENVEKFFTENKTFSYEGEFIFIDEPRDEEIKSKLPTMDFLNSLMRETIIKEMEKTLELETDCFYDVGLEINRADINNKFKNEKYLVSGKKYVFKYDKISIKNTKTDVRYVFEDFEFVFEQTNSIKQNNISEKNYEFFLNYWLGGVNSPKNHKFHWVNGGFGEFYEVSILLAKNDLPEARNEIEKGINENSNPIFMSSSRTPIYEEYRFDSKVNDIKLLQYETEELYFVEVSGEAQFKNTNKTKADFSATWGFYKHEEW